Genomic DNA from Streptomyces sp. GS7:
GTGCGTCACTTCGTAGTGCGTCACTTCGTAGTGCGCGATCTCGTCGTACGCGATCTCGTCGTGCGCGATCTCGCCGTGCGCCGTCTCGCCGTGCGTGATCACACCGTCCGCGACCTCGCCATCGGCGATCACGCCGTACGTCGTCCCGCCGTCGACGAGGCCCTTGCCGTGATCGACCCGAGGTCACACGGGCCCCGGGCCGGCCGGGGCGGAGGGACGGCGGCCGACCATCCGGACCGCCCGCCGCACCGGCGTGACACCATCAAGACGTGATCGACCTCGGCTATTCCCTCTCCCGCCGCTTTCCGGATCCGCCGCAGACGGACTACCGGACCGCGGATGTACACACCCTGCGCCACGACCTCTTCTGCGGCGACGTCTATATCGCCGACACCAAGTCCGACCACGAGCTGTCCACGGCCTGGGGCTGGGTGCCGGTACTGGACTTCGCCTGGGCTCTCTGCGACATCGTCGAGCAACTCGACACCGACCCGCGCGGCAGCCGTTCCGCCCGGCCGATCCACGCCGAACTCGACTTCACCGAATCCGCGGACCGGATGCTCTTCGAGCGCCGCTTCGGCTGGGTCGACATCGACGCCGACTGGATGCCCGCCGACGAGGCCCCGCTCACCTTCAACCACGCCGCGCTCCGCCGCGAGGCCCGTGACTTCCTGCACGACCTGATCGCCGACCTCACCGATATGCACGACGGTCTGGCCGACAACCCAGCCATCTGGGAACTCCAGGCCCGCTTCCCCCGCGTCTGACCCGTACGGCCGACGGGCGCGCCCTCCCCCGACACGCCGCCCCTCCTCGCCGCACGCCTCTGACGCCCCGCACGCCCTCCCACGTCGCTCCACCCACCCTGCTCCACCGCTTCGCTCCCCCTGCACCGCCGCCTCACCCCATCCACCCCCCACCCGCTCGCTTCATCCACTCACCCCACCCGCTCACTCCACCCGTACGCCCACCTGTGCCGCGAACGCCGGTGCCAGATCCATCAGTTGGGCCGGACTGATCACCGCGCCCGCCAGGCAGTCGATCCCCCGCGCGATATCCACCGCAGCGGCACCACGCAGATCGACGTCCTTCATCCGGGCCGCGCTGAAATCCACCCGCGCCAGGGTGCAGTCGTCGAACGTCACCCGCTCCAGCTGCGCGCCGCCGAAGTCCGCCTCGACCAGCACGCACCCCTCGAAGGCGACATCCCGCAACTTCGCCTTGCGCAGATTCAGGAAGTCGATCTTCCCGCCGCGCACCACGACCCGCTCCAGCGCCGAACCGTGGAGCTGTATCCCGCCGAGCCGGGCGTCCGACACCTCCACATCGCGCAGCATCGCCTGCGACAGGTCCGTACCGACCCCGCGCACCCCGCTCAGCACGCTGTCGATGATCCGCGCCCGGCTCAGCACCGCCTCGTCCAGCACACACCGCCGCAGCGCGCAGTCCATGAATCTCGCACCCCGCGCCGACTGCCGAGAACAGTCCGTCCCCGCGAACTCCAGCCCGTCGTAGTCCCCTTCGGGCTCCAGCTCCGCGCCGTCGTACGGCTGGAGTTCCGGCAACCGCACCTCCGGCCGCCGCACCGCGCGCACCGTCTCCTTGCCGCGCCCTGCCACGCGATCACCGCCTTCCGTCCCGCACGAACCGATTCCACTGTCCCGAACCGCGATCCCGTTCAGTGGCCCACTCGCGGTTCCGCCCTCGCCCCCTCACGGACCTTCCCTGAACCCTCCCTGCCCCTCCCTGAACCCTCAGCGATCCCTCCGCGAGCGGTTCGCGAGCGGTTGGCGACCAGCCCGCGACCGGTCCGCGGCTACTCGACCCATAGTGACCCACACCACTGACAATCGCCCTGGCCTGCACAAACACCCGATTCGCCAGCCCCATGTCACATCCGCCGCACCCTCATCCGTCCAAGCCCAAGAGCACCCCCGCACGACCGAACACGCCTCACCGCAACCACGGCCACGGCCACAGCCACAGCCACCAAAGGAGGAGCCTCACATGGCCCACCACCGCCTCACCGTCATCGGCGGCGGCTTCGCAGGCCTCACCGCGGCCATCTCCGCCGCCGAGTCCGGCGCCGCCGTCACGCTCTACGAGGCCCACCGCACCCTCGGCGGCCGCGCCCGCACCTCCGACGCCCCGTACCGCACCAACGAGGGCGCGCACGCCCTCTACAACCGCGGCCCGCACTGGCCCTGGCTCAAGAAGCGCGGCCTGCTGCCGCCGCTGGCCCCGCTGCGCCCCCTGGAGGCGACCCGGCTGCGTTTCCTGCACCACGGCAGGCTGCACCGGCTGCCCCCGCTCGGCTTGGTGACGACGCTGCGCCGCCGCCGCACCGCCCCGGTCGACCAGGACTTCCTCAGCTGGGCGAGCAGCCGGGTCGGCGAGCCGACCGCCCGCGCCGCTGCCCATTACGTGGGCGTCTCCACCTTCCACCACGACCCCGGCTCGCTCTCCGCCGCCTTCGTGCAGGAGCGGCTGCGCCGCAACACCAGCCTCCCGCCCGAGGCCCACTACATCGCCGGGGGCTGGGTCACACTCATCGACCGGATGGCACGGTACGCCCGTGAACTGGGCGTACGCATCGAGACCGAGGCCCGCGTCGAGACGCTGCCGGAGGACACCCCGGTCGTCGT
This window encodes:
- a CDS encoding NAD(P)-binding protein, whose translation is MAHHRLTVIGGGFAGLTAAISAAESGAAVTLYEAHRTLGGRARTSDAPYRTNEGAHALYNRGPHWPWLKKRGLLPPLAPLRPLEATRLRFLHHGRLHRLPPLGLVTTLRRRRTAPVDQDFLSWASSRVGEPTARAAAHYVGVSTFHHDPGSLSAAFVQERLRRNTSLPPEAHYIAGGWVTLIDRMARYARELGVRIETEARVETLPEDTPVVVATQLDSARALLKDDRLRWSSARAVLLDLAVRTRRGDPFVVSGLDFPGWIERFTGPDPDLAPEGEQLIQGHVGIAPDEARAAGIARAERLLDAGFPNWRDRITWRRESLATGRTGAVDLPGTTWRDRPAIDRGHGVYLAGDQVAAPGVLSEVSFTSALEAVTLALSGGPRPHPDTPRSSTRRTDKAPAPSDARPTEQTPAPSETRSPDRTSAL
- a CDS encoding pentapeptide repeat-containing protein, encoding MRAVRRPEVRLPELQPYDGAELEPEGDYDGLEFAGTDCSRQSARGARFMDCALRRCVLDEAVLSRARIIDSVLSGVRGVGTDLSQAMLRDVEVSDARLGGIQLHGSALERVVVRGGKIDFLNLRKAKLRDVAFEGCVLVEADFGGAQLERVTFDDCTLARVDFSAARMKDVDLRGAAAVDIARGIDCLAGAVISPAQLMDLAPAFAAQVGVRVE